In Musa acuminata AAA Group cultivar baxijiao chromosome BXJ3-11, Cavendish_Baxijiao_AAA, whole genome shotgun sequence, one DNA window encodes the following:
- the LOC135653041 gene encoding scarecrow-like protein 27 encodes MRGLPFNGQGKGGLEAVGTILEGNQALFWVNKRPKFVIQEGVEPRSVLDHRSPSPPTSTATLSSSLGGGGSSDTAGVAAVSDNPTNKWALSDSTAEEGGGGAAGKEEWAAELQPIPAGLDMGFVAGGEKCGVGVDDWEAMLSETSAASPSREQTFLRWIMGDVDDPSAGGFKQQHHQQLFSQAPPDLDGNNGGLGFGILDPCIGLGSIGRIADDASVSASMATPPPLASNVASGGGFSLMNNNSWMSPPPVNAGIKGVAFGHHTGGQLFSLPPQAGNSMALPLSLPPGMYFPDAVEDKPQLFGPGLLNQPPATPNPPFFLSVGQVDHQQLPHLLIPSQPKRHNPIADQIPPKLPFLESGGSSDLFVRRQSFQQQQQHSQCFPLPQIQQRSVKPRVAAFGDDVTAAMAAQQQLQQALVNLLFEAAEMVEARNFAGAHAILARLNHQLPSPLGKPLIRSAFYFKEALQLILSNEPNPVLSSSATSHPHHQQGPFSTPLATQLDVVHKLSAYKAFSEVSPIIQFANFTCIQALLEELNGSDRIHIVDSDIGFGGQWSSFMQELAQRRCSTAGAVRMLKITALLPHYPHNNLELHLVRDNLSHFASDLNIPFEFNIHSLDSFDPSELLGLGGEAIAVNLPVGSANFPFPALFRLVKQLSPKIVVSVDQGCDRSDLPFLQHFLHAFKSSLVLMDSIDASGTNQDMACKIEKFLLQPRIESSVLGRYHAADKMLPWRTLFTNTGFVPLQFSNFTETQAECLLKRVQVRGFHVEKRQASLYLYWQRKELVSVSAWRC; translated from the coding sequence ATGAGGGGGTTGCCCTTTAATGGCCAGGGGAAGGGGGGTTTAGAAGCAGTGGGGACTATCTTAGAGGGGAACCAAGCTCTGTTTTGGGTGAATAAGAGGCCAAAGTTTGTGATCCAAGAGGGAGTGGAGCCAAGATCGGTGCTTGATCACAGGAGCCCCAGCCCTCCCACCTCCACAGCCACACTGTCTTCTTCTTTGGGCGGCGGAGGCTCCTCCGACACCGCCGGAGTGGCGGCGGTCTCCGACAACCCCACCAACAAATGGGCCCTCTCCGACTCCACCGCCGAGGAGGGCGGCGGCGGTGCTGCTGGGAAGGAGGAGTGGGCGGCCGAGCTGCAGCCGATACCGGCCGGGCTTGACATGGGCTTCGTCGCCGGTGGTGAAAAGTGCGGTGTCGGAGTCGACGACTGGGAGGCGATGCTCTCGGAGACTTCCGCGGCCTCCCCCAGCCGGGAGCAGACCTTTCTCCGGTGGATCATGGGCGACGTCGACGACCCCTCTGCGGGCGGGTTTAAGCAGCAGCACCACCAGCAGCTCTTCTCCCAGGCGCCACCGGACCTCGATGGCAACAACGGCGGCTTAGGGTTTGGGATTCTCGACCCATGCATTGGGCTCGGATCCATCGGAAGGATTGCGGATGACGCGTCCGTCTCGGCCTCCATGGCTACTCCTCCACCTTTAGCTTCTAACGTTGCTTCTGGTGGTGGCTTTTCGCTCATGAACAACAACAGCTGGATGTCTCCGCCCCCCGTGAACGCCGGCATCAAAGGTGTCGCCTTCGGCCACCATACCGGAGGTCAGCTCttctcgctgcctccgcaggctggCAACAGCATGGCGTTGCCGCTCTCTTTACCACCAGGTATGTATTTCCCGGACGCCGTGGAGGACAAGCCGCAGTTGTTTGGCCCAGGACTTCTGAACCAGCCACCAGCCACCCCGAACCCGCCCTTCTTCCTCAGTGTGGGACAGGTCGACCACCAGCAGCTGCCGCACCTCCTCATCCCCAGCCAGCCGAAGCGCCACAACCCCATTGCCGACCAAATTCCGCCGAAACTTCCGTTTCTGGAATCTGGCGGAAGCTCGGACCTCTTCGTCCGGCGACAGTCcttccagcagcagcagcagcatagcCAGTGCTTTCCTCTGCCGCAGATCCAGCAAAGGTCGGTGAAGCCCAGGGTAGCAGCTTTCGGGGACGATGTGACGGCAGCTATGGCCGCGCAGCAGCAGCTACAACAGGCATTGGTGAACCTGCTCTTCGAGGCTGCCGAGATGGTCGAGGCCCGTAATTTCGCTGGCGCGCACGCGATATTGGCGCGGCTCAATCACCAGCTCCCCTCTCCCTTGGGGAAGCCCCTTATCCGCTCTGCGTTTTACTTCAAGGAGGCACTGCAACTCATCCTCTCGAACGAACCCAACCCTGTCCTCTCTTCGAGTGCAACGTCCCACCCTCACCACCAGCAGGGCCCGTTCTCGACTCCCCTGGCGACGCAATTGGACGTCGTGCACAAGCTCAGTGCTTACAAGGCGTTCTCTGAGGTCTCTCCCATCATCCAATTCGCAAACTTCACCTGCATTCAGGCCCTCCTGGAAGAACTCAATGGCTCCGACCGCATCCACATCGTCGACTCTGACATCGGGTTTGGTGGACAATGGTCCTCCTTCATGCAGGAGCTGGCGCAGCGGCGCTGCTCGACGGCCGGTGCTGTGAGGATGCTCAAAATTACAGCTTTATTGCCACATTACCCCCATAATAACCTGGAGCTCCACCTCGTCCGCGACAACCTCTCCCATTTTGCAAGTGACCTTAACATTCCCTTCGAATTTAACATTCATAGCCTCGATTCCTTTGATCCCTCGGAGCTCCTTGGCCTGGGTGGCGAAGCCATAGCCGTGAACCTCCCTGTAGGTTCTGCCAACTTTCCCTTTCCGGCTCTTTTCCGCCTCGTCAAGCAACTCTCCCCCAAGATTGTGGTCTCGGTTGACCAAGGGTGCGACCGCAGCGACCTGCCGTTCTTGCAGCACTTCCTCCATGCTTTTAAGTCCTCCTTGGTTCTTATGGACTCCATCGATGCATCTGGGACCAACCAAGACATGGCCTGCAAGATCGAGAAATTCCTGCTACAACCAAGGATAGAGAGTTCTGTTCTTGGGCGATACCATGCGGCTGACAAGATGCTTCCCTGGCGAACACTCTTTACGAATACAGGGTTCGTGCCGCTGCAGTTCAGCAATTTCACGGAGACGCAGGCTGAATGCCTTCTAAAGAGGGTCCAGGTCAGAGGGTTTCATGTGGAGAAGCGCCAGGCCTCGCTCTACCTGTACTGGCAACGCAAGGAGCTCGTCTCTGTGTCAGCATGGAGGTGCTGA
- the LOC135653272 gene encoding putative glycerol-3-phosphate transporter 1, whose translation MGSAGEQRNETQHHRPVGVRFLEYIRGTPFTFRTYQAIVLVLTFFAYASFHATRKTTSIVKSVLDPQTTELGFTHWPRFYFLGTVEGAQRNPGLNAGWAPFDTSDGTAMLGQIDVAFLSIYSLGMYFAGHLGDRFDLRVLLALGMAGTGIFTSLFGAGYWMNIHSFYYFLVVQMLAGLFQSTGWPSVVAVVGNWFGKKKRGLIMGIWNAHTSIGNISGSLIASALLKYGWGYSFAVPGLIIALFGLTVFLFLPVSPEKMGIENEEESQLKSPEKDGITQPLLEGRPNEKGRAVGFVEAWGIPGVAPFALCLFFSKLVAYTFLYWLPFYISHTAIDGKYLSDSTAGTLSSLFDVGGVVGGILAGHISDRLDARALTAASFMYCAIPALFFYRIYGSISLYWNVALMFVAGMFVNGPYALITTAVSADLGTHSSLKGNSRALATVTAIIDGTGSVGAAIGPLVTGYISANSWSAVFTMLMAAALVAGLLLTKLVVAEVTAKMESGGSRTGGLPQRSSVPETLV comes from the exons ATGGGTTCAGCAGGTGAACAGAGAAATGAAACCCAACACCACAGGCCCGTCGGCGTTCGATTCTTGGAGTACATTAGAGGCACTCCATTCACCTTCAGAACATACCAAGCGATCGTTCTGGTGTTAACGTTCTTCGCGTACGCCAGTTTCCATGCGACTCGGAAGACCACGAGCATCGTCAAAAGCGTCCTCGATCCGCAGACAACTGAGCTGGGATTTACCCACTGGCCAAGGTTCTACTTCCTCGGAACAGTCGAGGGGGCTCAACGGAATCCGGGACTCAACGCTGGCTGGGCTCCGTTCGACACTTCAGATGGCACGGCCATGCTCGGACAGATCGATGTTGCcttcctttccatctactctctcGGGATGTACTTCGCAGGGCATTTAGGCGATCGGTTCGATCTGAGAGTCCTTCTGGCCCTTGGAATGGCAGGGACTGGAATATTCACTTCCCTCTTCGGTGCTGGCTACTGGATGAACATACATAGTTTCTACTACTTCCTGGTGGTTCAGATGTTGGCCGGACTGTTTCAGTCCACAGGATGGCCGTCGGTGGTGGCTGTCGTCGGGAATTGGtttggaaagaagaagaggggactgATCATGGGGATATGGAACGCGCACACCTCAATAGGAAACATATCTGGATCATTGATCGCTTCTGCGCTACTGAAGTATGGTTGGGGCTACTCCTTTGCTGTTCCCGGCCTTATCATCGCACTTTTCGGGTTGACGGTGTTCTTGTTCTTGCCCGTTAGTCCTGAGAAAATGGGGATCGAAAACGAGGAAGAAAGCCAGTTGAAATCCCCCGAGAAAGATGGGATCACTCAGCCTCTGTTGGAAGGAAGACCCAACGAAAAGGGAAGAGCGGTGGGCTTCGTGGAGGCATGGGGGATTCCTGGCGTTGCACCGTTTGCTCTCTGTCTCTTCTTCTCCAAGCTTGTGGCTTACACCTTCCTTTACTGGCTCCCTTTCTACATCAGCCATACAG CTATCGATGGAAAGTACTTATCTGATTCAACAGCCGGAACGCTGTCATCATTGTTCGATGTTGGAGGTGTCGTCGGGGGAATCCTCGCAGGTCACATCTCCGACCGACTCGATGCCCGCGCGCTGACAGCGGCAAGCTTCATGTACTGCGCCATCCCAGCCCTCTTCTTCTACCGCATTTACGGGAGCATCTCCCTGTACTGGAATGTAGCGCTCATGTTCGTCGCCGGCATGTTTGTCAATGGCCCCTATGCATTGATAACAACGGCAGTATCGGCGGACCTGGGAACGCACAGCTCCCTGAAGGGGAACTCCCGGGCCTTGGCCACCGTCACTGCGATAATAGACGGGACAGGGTCAGTGGGCGCTGCCATTGGCCCCCTTGTCACGGGCTATATATCAGCCAACAGCTGGAGTGCAGTGTTCACCATGCTCATGGCAGCGGCACTGGTGGCTGGGCTGCTCTTGACGAAGCTTGTGGTGGCCGAGGTGACGGCAAAAATGGAGTCTGGTGGATCGCGAACTGGTGGTTTGCCACAGAGGTCCTCTGTACCTGAGACCCTTGTATAG